GACTCCGTCCACGCGACGACCGCCCGCCCATCGTGCACCGCGTGGCACGCCGTGACGCGTCTCGAGCCAGCGTCGGCGCCAAGGTTGACGACGGGTGGAGCGTCCGCTTCGCCGCAGTGCTCGACGGTCTCGCTCGACCCGACGTCCCGCGCGTTGAGGACCACCTTCGCGCGAAGCGTGCCCTCAAGGGTCTTGAGCTCACGCGGGACGACGCTCTCGATGGTCCGCGTGACGTCGGTCGGCGCCTCCTTCGCGAAGCGCGTGGACTCGGGCCGATAGTCGATTTCCAGCGGCTCGCTGCGAGGTCCGCTCGCTCCTCCGAGGACGACGCCGGTCACCCGTGGCACGCCGCGGTCGCTGGCGTAGCCGACCAGGTATCCGCCCGCTCGCGGTCCCGCGTCGGAGACCTCGCAGCTCCCCCCGTCGCACGGAATTTCGGACTTCGTCATCACGACGGCCGGTGTGACCCGCGGGTCCACGCCGCGCGCCACCTCGAACGACGCGACGAGCGCGCTCTCGAACGGGAGCGGATCACGCGCGGCATCGGGAGTGGGGCGCTCGACGACCGGGCTCGCGTCCTCGGGGCTCGCGGCCGTCGCGGCGTCCTCGGGGCTCGTGGCGTCGGGCGCCGCGCTCGGAACGGCTCCCGCGGAGGGGGTCGGCGTCGAGTCCTGCCTCGACAACGCAACGAGGGCACCTACGGCGGCGAGAGCCACGGCACAACCGATCATGAGCTTGGTTCGATTCGCAGTCGTCATCACGAGCCTCGGGAGAGAGAAAGGCGCCACCTTAGTCCGAGTCGCGCGCCTTACGCTCGGCGCACCGGATCGCTTCCTCGGTGGCTTGCCGTTTGGTCATTCCGAAGCGGCGCGAAGTCCCATCGGGTGTCCCGCAGAGGGCTCGAAGGACCCGGCGGGGGCCCGTTTGTCCGTCTCCGCCTCGCCCCTCAGGTCGAGCTCGGAAGACTCGCGGAAGGGGCGTGTTCGCTGCGCGTTTCCACCGAGGTAAGCCCCAAAACCAAAACGACGCGACCTCCTGGCCGCGTCGTTCGCTATCCCGCTTCTCCCGCCCTCACCCGAAGGCGTTGATGCCCGTGACGTGCTGGCCGAGCACCAAGGAGTGCACGTCGTGGGTGCCCTCGTAGGTGTAGACCGTCTCCAAATTGCAGAGGTGGCGCATGATCGGGTATTCGAGCGTAATCCCGTTTCCGCCGAGGATGTCGCGGCAGGCGCGGGCCGTCTCGAGCGCGGTGCGCACGTTGTGGCGTTTGATCATGCTGACGTGCTGCGGGATCATCTTCTTTTCGGCCTTGAGGCGCGAGACCTCGAGCACCATGAGCTGCCCGGCCGAGATCTGCGTGAGCATCTCGGCGAACTTGGCCTGCACGAGCTGGTGGCTCGCGATGGGCTTGCCGCCGAACTGCACGCGGTTCTTCGCGTAGTCGAGCGCGCAGTCGAAGCACGCCTCGGCCGCGCCGAGCACGCCCCACGCGATGCCGAAGCGCGCCGACGTGAGCGTCGAGAGCGGGCCCTTCATGCCGCGCACGCCCGGGAGCATGGCGCTCTTGGGGATGCGCACGTCCTCGAGAATGAGCTCGCTCGTGACGCTCGCGCGGAGGCTCATCTTCTTGTGGATGAGGCGGGCCTCGAAGCCCTTCGTGTCCGTCGGGACGACGAACCCGCGCACCTCGCCCTGGGTGTTGCCCATCTTCGCCCACACGATGGCCACCTGCGCGAGGTTGCCGTTCGTGATCCAGCGCTTCGTGCCGTTCAGCACGTAGCTGTCGCCGTCGTCGACGGCCGTCGTGATCATGCCTGCCGGGTTCGAGCCCCAGTCGGGCTCGGTGAGGC
The sequence above is a segment of the Myxococcales bacterium genome. Coding sequences within it:
- a CDS encoding acyl-CoA dehydrogenase family protein gives rise to the protein MPDFFDISRHLTDEEKAIKTSVRKFVDARVLPTIGEHFEKGTFPVELIPEIADLGLLGCNLQGYGCAGLSDTGYGVAMAELERGDSGIRSFASVQGSLAMYPIHTWGSEEQKQKYLPEMAKGKIIGCFGLTEPDWGSNPAGMITTAVDDGDSYVLNGTKRWITNGNLAQVAIVWAKMGNTQGEVRGFVVPTDTKGFEARLIHKKMSLRASVTSELILEDVRIPKSAMLPGVRGMKGPLSTLTSARFGIAWGVLGAAEACFDCALDYAKNRVQFGGKPIASHQLVQAKFAEMLTQISAGQLMVLEVSRLKAEKKMIPQHVSMIKRHNVRTALETARACRDILGGNGITLEYPIMRHLCNLETVYTYEGTHDVHSLVLGQHVTGINAFG